In Mytilus trossulus isolate FHL-02 unplaced genomic scaffold, PNRI_Mtr1.1.1.hap1 h1tg000244l__unscaffolded, whole genome shotgun sequence, the genomic stretch GACTAAGAGTTAGGAGATCTATTACAATTTGTATCTGACGAAGAAACATAATGTggacatgtacaaatgtacatgtacttttaaaaatgatttttttaaagtaaaacttGTTATAACTTACATTGTCATTGGACTATTTATGATTGGAAATCTCTTTTGGGGTCGCTCTTCATACACCACTGGAACACCACATCCAGTTCCCCAGCGAGGAGGTGGAAATGTACCATAACTTCCCTTTGACGGCAACATTTGTCGAAGTGTTGAATATTGTTCAGATCTTGTACTTGGATGAGATCTAAAAATGACTGGAAGCGTTTTCCTTTCAAAACCTCTAAGTGGTGGATCTGTAGGGGGAACCCAGTGCCGGTCTGGAAATGGAAGTTCTTTTGGAGCTAATAACTTGTGTCTAGGGACTGGTGCAGTTGTCCGTAAATCTGTTGGAATATAACGTTTTGTTACCCACACAGTTTCTGGATCTTCACTTTCTTTCCTCGCCCTCTCGTcttgttcttttaaatatttactgtaTTGTAATCGATAGGCGCCAAAAGCGCCCATACTTAGGGCTGTCATATTGCAAGAGAAAGCGTACAAAATCAGTTTCCAAGTTCGTTGTCAATGTCAATTGATCGCACAGGCGCTTGAAAGTCAAGATCAGAATAACGTTTATTTTTCGATTATGTCCCTTTTCGCGGACTAatggtttttaatttaaaaaaaaaacttagtaaaaagacaatattaaaacgTACAATATATAATCACATATATTCAATTATAACGATTGTGAAATATCTGTTGTGGAAAAGGGGGGAATCATCacagaaaattttataagataaaTTACGACAAATTATtctattcaacatgttcaaagaggaccaattttaaaaataaatattacaacttATCGCTTTTGTATAGTAAAATTCTAATCAGTTACAATATAAGTTATACAAAAGCAAATTACCCACCCAGCTGAAACAATTATCTTAATCGGCGTtcgagtatatgtttaaaacttataatttaaaagtataaaataatcgAATAACTGACGAGGCAGCCTTACAGGAATAACAGGCCCTTGTctcagaatattttttactaaGTTTATAGGATTTTTCTCTTTCAGAGATAAATACATGTGTTAAGCAGtcatgaattataaaaatacttGATAGGAGACGGCAGtgacatacattgtatatgacGGGGATATATCCGTTATCATACActctaaaaataaagaaaactgaaggttttctttttctttttaggtAGACGTGATCAAATTATAATGTAACAAAAGAGTTgctaaacattgttaaaaattgaaaataccaCTACGCACTGAAACTACTATTTTATTGGTCGTATATTACTGTTGACTcatctattttcatattttttttttattcagaggCTTTTATTTTAGCTTACTTTACGGTTTGAGTTTTGCTAGTTGGTGATTGCCCCCACGGTACAGTTCCCTcttgtaaaatttttatatcatttttcgGCATTTCTTCATCTTCTTTCAAGTAACCGAGAACCAAATTCATATTGCATTTGTATGGTCCCGCGAAAACTTAGCGCAGTACCGGACAAGGCAGCAAGTCTTCTCctaattatttacatttaaaacgttcgccaatttacaaataaaattatatacacgCTATATGTTATTTACTTCCTTCAAGAGAAGTTGGGGGACGCATGGTAGTACTGGGACTGGAGAAGAGACAGCTCCTGTTAATATTACGCCCTGCATTGTGTTAATTTTCAAGGAATGATTGAATCCATTTTCACGGTAGCTGTATGGTTTAACCCATAAAATTCTAGTTTGTGTTAAAGGTGGTGATGAGGTACTTTGTTGAATGCCTTTGCAAAGTCTAGAAGGATGATGTCGACTAGGGATCCTTtttccagttttttttttgcaatgtcGTTGATTGTTATTATAAGATGCCGTTCGCAtgatcgtttttttttttgcgaaaTCCATGCTGTGCGTAGATAAGTatgttgtataaaaaagaagatgtggtatgattgccaattagacaactgtccacaagagaccaaaatgacacagacattaacaaatataggtcaccgtacggccttcaacaatgggcaaaacccataccgcatagtcagctattaaaagccccgataagacaatgtaaaacaagtcaaacgagaaaacttattTGTGTTTGTCAAAATGGTCCATAACACTGCTGTGGAACTATGAGTTCCAAGACATTACATGTGATAGAGTTTAATGATACAGGTCTATAGTTGGCGGCTAAATGTCTTTCATTTTTCTTGAATAGAGGTACATGCACGTTAGCATCTCTCCAGTCTTGTGGGACTTCTCCGGTGTTGAGGGATTTTTAGTACAGATCTGTTAGAAAAAGAAGCGAGTTGATCTGCCGCTGTTTTCAGGATGAATTATTGAATTGAGTCTGGACAAATTTTACAAGGTTTCTAAATTTAGGTGAATACTACGTGTATGCAGCGACAAGTAAtctttttgcgcctgtcccaagtcaggagccgctggcctttgttagtct encodes the following:
- the LOC134701411 gene encoding uncharacterized protein LOC134701411, translated to MTALSMGAFGAYRLQYSKYLKEQDERARKESEDPETVWVTKRYIPTDLRTTAPVPRHKLLAPKELPFPDRHWVPPTDPPLRGFERKTLPVIFRSHPSTRSEQYSTLRQMLPSKGSYGTFPPPRWGTGCGVPVVYEERPQKRFPIINSPMTMYVDEMHTTNKLFKLH